A window from Bosea sp. ANAM02 encodes these proteins:
- the rpoZ gene encoding DNA-directed RNA polymerase subunit omega, which produces MARVTVEDCIDKVENRFELVLLASHRARMIQSGSSILVPRDNDKNPVVALREIADEKLKPEDLKEDLIHSLQKHVEVDEPEQETVPLLANPATASTPDSEVQFDRMSEEDLLRGLDGLVPPTESADDED; this is translated from the coding sequence ATGGCTCGCGTTACCGTTGAAGACTGCATCGACAAGGTCGAGAACCGCTTCGAGCTGGTGCTCCTCGCCAGCCACCGCGCGCGGATGATCCAGTCGGGCTCGTCGATCCTCGTCCCCCGCGACAACGACAAGAACCCCGTCGTCGCACTCCGCGAGATCGCCGACGAGAAGCTCAAGCCCGAGGACCTCAAGGAGGACCTGATCCACTCGCTCCAGAAGCATGTCGAGGTCGACGAGCCGGAGCAGGAGACCGTGCCGCTGCTCGCCAATCCGGCGACCGCTTCGACGCCCGACAGCGAAGTCCAGTTCGATCGCATGAGCGAAGAGGATCTGCTGCGCGGCCTCGACGGCCTCGTGCCGCCGACCGAAAGCGCCGACGACGAGGATTGA